From one Methanosarcinales archaeon genomic stretch:
- a CDS encoding DUF5591 domain-containing protein, translating into MTRAVEWILTEYEPPTKDICIFLPCSKAKPYHKSPSHRIFDSIIFKHLDEIQVHVVVFGTCGVTPRELDTEYPFMDYQFILGRCDIPQIKREFHRLESKRLARYLEKTRDNYKHRIAYCLGDFRAAMEKAVDISGIHVDIVPKPETMENIFDPGLKFSYGSLNHPDYLRDFDNSITQTMGLNSTGNIEASETIINDNDWYLL; encoded by the coding sequence ATGACACGGGCTGTGGAATGGATACTAACAGAATATGAACCGCCCACAAAGGATATCTGTATATTCCTGCCCTGCTCTAAAGCAAAGCCATATCACAAGAGTCCTTCTCACAGGATATTTGACAGTATAATATTCAAGCATCTTGATGAAATCCAGGTTCATGTGGTGGTATTCGGGACCTGCGGAGTAACTCCAAGGGAACTGGATACGGAATATCCTTTCATGGATTATCAGTTCATACTGGGGCGGTGTGATATACCTCAGATAAAACGTGAATTCCATAGACTTGAAAGCAAACGTCTGGCACGGTATCTTGAAAAGACAAGGGACAATTACAAGCACAGGATCGCATACTGTCTGGGGGATTTCAGGGCGGCCATGGAAAAAGCAGTAGATATCAGCGGCATTCATGTTGATATTGTACCAAAACCGGAGACCATGGAGAATATATTCGATCCCGGATTGAAATTCAGTTATGGTAGTCTTAACCACCCTGATTATCTAAGGGATTTTGATAATTCTATTACACAGACCATGGGTTTGAATTCAACTGGTAATATTGAAGCAAGCGAGACAATCATTAATGACAATGATTGGTATTTATTATAA
- a CDS encoding methylated-DNA--[protein]-cysteine S-methyltransferase, with product MSVSFIENNKHKSKSNIFLPVSSDLYRYFQGEIVDFSAYSIDMSGYTAFQQDVLTAARSIPYGTCITYFQLAEMIGRPSAVRAVANALGKNKTPIIIPCHRVVSKHGVGGFSCGVDLKLKLLKLESILI from the coding sequence ATGTCTGTTAGTTTTATTGAAAATAATAAACATAAATCAAAATCTAATATATTTCTGCCAGTGTCATCAGATCTGTACCGATACTTTCAAGGGGAAATTGTAGATTTTTCGGCTTATAGTATAGACATGTCAGGTTATACAGCATTCCAGCAGGATGTATTGACTGCAGCACGATCAATTCCTTATGGAACATGTATTACATATTTCCAACTGGCAGAAATGATAGGTAGACCTAGCGCCGTAAGAGCTGTCGCAAATGCTCTTGGAAAAAATAAAACTCCAATTATCATACCCTGTCACAGGGTAGTCTCGAAACATGGAGTGGGCGGTTTTTCATGTGGGGTCGATCTTAAACTGAAATTACTGAAACTTGAATCAATATTGATCTAA
- a CDS encoding BlaI/MecI/CopY family transcriptional regulator, producing MVKLDRINLSNEGYTKFFSPIESQIMDVLWKKGDLTTAQITEETGVLLSSVAGTLDRLVKTRFVDRSVNNINGRVRYIYTASSTRNEIAMEITNRVLDSLVDTFGELAVENFSKYKNKK from the coding sequence ATGGTTAAATTAGACAGAATTAATCTATCCAATGAAGGGTACACAAAATTCTTCAGTCCCATAGAATCCCAGATCATGGATGTATTGTGGAAAAAAGGAGATCTGACAACCGCCCAGATAACGGAAGAGACCGGGGTTCTTTTATCAAGTGTTGCAGGCACTCTGGACAGATTAGTTAAGACCAGATTTGTTGACAGATCGGTTAATAATATCAACGGGAGGGTCCGTTATATTTACACAGCATCCTCCACCAGAAACGAGATAGCTATGGAAATCACTAACAGGGTATTGGACAGTCTCGTTGACACTTTCGGTGAATTGGCTGTAGAAAATTTTTCTAAATACAAAAATAAGAAATGA